A window of Flexistipes sp. genomic DNA:
TTACATGTAAGAAATCTCTAATGTACAGTTGCTAAGAAGTATTGTTTTTGTTATAATTAATGACAGACTTGTTGGTATATATGGTTGATAAAATGAAATTTACTTTTTATTTTTATTAAATCAAGATAGAGGAATAATTTTGCTATGTTAAAAAAAATGTTAGCTGACGTTTTCAGTAACCAAGAAATTCTTAGCCAAAAGATATGCGAAATATCACAAGGTTCACAATTTTTTCAGTTTACTACGGTAAAAATTCAAGATGTATATAAAACTTTTGAAGCAATGCAATCAGTGGTTGAGAATTGTCTCTCATATCCCCACGAGATTTCCTATGTAGAGATAGTAGAGCGAAGACCTGAATTATTGTCATCTATTGTTAATATTGCCAGAAGGCATCATTATAGAGGCGTTACCCTAGATTATTTTATGTCATGCTGGAAGGTAATTGTTCATGTTATAGAAGAAGAAGTTAATAATTTAACAGGTTATGCTGATGAAGATGTGCGATATTTGCAATCTGTGATCAGAAAAACATATGACGCTTGCGAAACAATTTTTTTAAAAGAATGGGTCGAAACAAAAGTTGATGTTTTACAAGAAGAGCTTATGAAAACAAACAGAGAAATGACACTCTCAAAAAATAAATACCAAAATGTATTTGAAGGCGCAAGTGATTTAATAATTATTACGGATGGTAATGGTGAAATTATTGAACTTAATGCAGCCGCAAAAGAGTACTTCGAAAAATATTTGAATCGGAATAATTTGTGTGTTTGTGATCTTTTTGGTACTGACTGTGATTCACTTTTTGCAACTTTTGGTGAAATGTCAGACGCAAAAGAAGAATATATAACTTTAAATAATAGTGATTATTTTTTAATGAGAGTAAGTTCTTTAGATAATGTAGCACAAAATTTTAGTGGTTACATTGTGATGTTAAATGATGTCTCAGGAGTAGTGCTAAGAAACCAAATGCTAAAGAGTGAAGTGAATAAAAAAACTTTCGAACTAAGAAAATCTAAAAAATTTTTTAAGTCAATTTTCTTATCAACAAATGCTGGAATTTTTATTTTTGACTCCAGTATGAATATTTACACTTTAAATAAGACTGCTAAAAATATTGTTGGCTTAGATTCTTATAGTCTTAAGAACATAGATATTGATAGTTTTCTGATTGTAGAGGAAGGATTGGCAAGTATTAAAGATGTTATGAGAGACCTAGAGCCTGATAATACTTGGTCAGGAGAGTTGAAATTGATAACTCCCTATTCCTCATTGTGCATATTAGCAACTATTAACGCTATGGATGTGGAGGATGAAAAATACTATTCTTTTATATTCATAGACATTTCAGAAATTAAAAACCTTGAGTACCAACTTGTTAATGAGAAAAAAATGGTAGAAGAGAAGAACATAGCGCTTAGGAATGTTATACAAGCAATGACCCAGGAAAATGAAGACAATGTTAAAGAATTATGTAAATATGCTTCTTCTCAGTTGGAACCCATGCTTGA
This region includes:
- a CDS encoding PAS domain S-box protein translates to MLKKMLADVFSNQEILSQKICEISQGSQFFQFTTVKIQDVYKTFEAMQSVVENCLSYPHEISYVEIVERRPELLSSIVNIARRHHYRGVTLDYFMSCWKVIVHVIEEEVNNLTGYADEDVRYLQSVIRKTYDACETIFLKEWVETKVDVLQEELMKTNREMTLSKNKYQNVFEGASDLIIITDGNGEIIELNAAAKEYFEKYLNRNNLCVCDLFGTDCDSLFATFGEMSDAKEEYITLNNSDYFLMRVSSLDNVAQNFSGYIVMLNDVSGVVLRNQMLKSEVNKKTFELRKSKKFFKSIFLSTNAGIFIFDSSMNIYTLNKTAKNIVGLDSYSLKNIDIDSFLIVEEGLASIKDVMRDLEPDNTWSGELKLITPYSSLCILATINAMDVEDEKYYSFIFIDISEIKNLEYQLVNEKKMVEEKNIALRNVIQAMTQENEDNVKELCKYASSQLEPMLDNLTAENNSEARRELKIEILQKMQTLKDHFNNKEYNDELSNLTHSESIVCNYIKAGYSTKEIADKLNVSIDTIQTHRKNIRKKFGITDRSINLYSYVKSNY